The Streptomyces pactum genome contains a region encoding:
- the rpsP gene encoding 30S ribosomal protein S16 — protein MAVKIKLKRLGKIRSPHYRIVVADSRTRRDGRAIEEIGKYHPTYNPSVMEVDAERVAYWLRVGAQPTEPVLAILKKTGDWQKFKGEPAPAPLLQPAEKSARPSFEAIGGDDEGKGEAITQKKKADKKDEAAAASESTEA, from the coding sequence GTGGCAGTCAAGATCAAGCTGAAGCGTCTGGGCAAGATCCGTTCGCCTCACTACCGCATCGTCGTCGCCGACTCCCGTACCCGCCGTGACGGCCGGGCCATCGAGGAGATCGGCAAGTACCACCCGACGTACAACCCGTCGGTGATGGAGGTCGACGCCGAGCGTGTCGCGTACTGGCTGCGTGTCGGCGCCCAGCCGACCGAGCCCGTGCTCGCCATCCTGAAGAAGACCGGCGACTGGCAGAAGTTCAAGGGCGAGCCCGCCCCGGCGCCGCTGCTGCAGCCGGCCGAGAAGTCGGCCCGTCCGTCCTTCGAGGCGATCGGTGGCGACGACGAGGGCAAGGGTGAGGCGATCACCCAGAAGAAGAAGGCCGACAAGAAGGACGAGGCTGCCGCTGCGTCCGAGTCGACCGAGGCCTGA
- a CDS encoding P-II family nitrogen regulator: MKLITAVVKPHRLDEIKEALQAFGIHGLTVTEASGYGRQRGHTEVYRGAEYTVDLVPKIRIEVLVEDDDAEQLIEVVVKAARTGKIGDGKVWSVPVDTAVRVRTGERGPDAL; encoded by the coding sequence ATGAAGCTCATCACCGCCGTCGTCAAGCCGCACCGGCTCGACGAGATCAAGGAGGCGCTGCAGGCCTTCGGCATCCACGGCCTGACCGTCACCGAGGCGAGCGGCTACGGCCGTCAGCGCGGCCACACCGAGGTCTACCGCGGCGCCGAGTACACCGTCGACCTGGTGCCCAAGATCCGCATCGAGGTGCTGGTCGAGGACGACGACGCCGAACAGCTCATCGAGGTCGTGGTGAAGGCGGCCCGCACCGGCAAGATCGGCGACGGCAAGGTCTGGTCCGTCCCCGTCGACACGGCGGTACGCGTCCGGACCGGCGAGCGCGGCCCCGACGCGCTCTGA
- a CDS encoding RNA-binding protein, producing the protein MLEEALEHLVKGIVDNPDDVQVASRNLRRGRVLEVRVHPDDLGKVIGRNGRTARALRTVVGAIGGRGVRVDLVDVDHVR; encoded by the coding sequence ATGCTCGAGGAGGCTCTCGAGCACCTCGTGAAGGGCATCGTCGACAATCCTGACGATGTGCAGGTCGCCTCGCGCAACCTGCGCCGTGGGCGCGTGCTCGAGGTCCGGGTCCACCCCGACGACCTCGGCAAGGTGATCGGTCGTAACGGCCGCACCGCACGCGCTCTGCGCACCGTCGTGGGCGCCATCGGCGGCCGCGGGGTCCGCGTCGACCTCGTCGACGTGGACCACGTCCGCTGA
- a CDS encoding class I SAM-dependent methyltransferase has translation MTPTLVRQHSSHAGATPRVDLRARARDWSEIQERMLVPLYEAVFERLDVGGGTRMLGLGCGSGLALLMAASRGAAVTGVDSRSPERLALARQRLLPGTLDAPGAPGTRARADAARAAQARTDAVRAHAARVVEGTPRDAAEPSAPAFTLVTAFEPVGCLAGDSQKLGELLAEATPLAGHGAAVVLAGWGPPERCATTSVLRVATKLADPLRGTGSWRPALRDDLEEVAQRAGLRPDGSGRVACPFGYADADSAMRGLLSTGLFDAAIAATDQEQVDKELSEALHPHQRPDGTVWMPNVFRYLIARIP, from the coding sequence ATGACACCTACGCTCGTGCGGCAGCACTCATCTCACGCGGGGGCGACGCCTCGTGTGGACCTGCGTGCACGCGCGCGTGACTGGTCCGAGATACAGGAGCGGATGCTCGTACCGCTCTACGAGGCGGTCTTCGAGCGGCTGGACGTGGGCGGCGGCACAAGAATGCTGGGGCTGGGCTGCGGTTCCGGGCTGGCCCTGCTGATGGCCGCCTCGCGCGGTGCCGCGGTGACCGGGGTGGACTCCCGCTCCCCGGAACGTCTGGCTCTGGCGCGGCAGCGCCTGCTTCCCGGGACACTCGACGCCCCCGGGGCGCCGGGCACGCGCGCGCGTGCGGACGCGGCGAGGGCGGCCCAGGCACGGACGGACGCGGTACGTGCGCACGCGGCGCGGGTGGTCGAGGGCACGCCCCGTGACGCGGCGGAACCGTCCGCCCCGGCGTTCACCCTGGTGACCGCCTTCGAGCCCGTCGGCTGTCTCGCGGGCGACTCGCAGAAGCTGGGTGAGCTGCTCGCCGAGGCGACGCCGCTCGCCGGGCACGGGGCGGCCGTGGTGCTGGCCGGGTGGGGCCCGCCGGAGCGGTGCGCGACGACGTCGGTGCTCCGGGTGGCCACCAAACTCGCGGACCCGCTGCGCGGCACGGGTAGCTGGCGCCCCGCCCTGCGCGACGACCTGGAGGAGGTCGCCCAGCGCGCCGGGCTCCGGCCGGACGGCTCGGGACGGGTGGCGTGCCCCTTCGGATACGCCGACGCGGACAGCGCGATGCGCGGGCTGTTGTCGACCGGGCTGTTCGACGCGGCGATCGCCGCGACCGACCAGGAACAGGTCGACAAGGAGCTGTCCGAGGCCCTGCACCCGCATCAGCGTCCGGACGGGACCGTGTGGATGCCGAACGTGTTCCGGTATCTGATCGCCCGGATTCCCTGA
- the ffh gene encoding signal recognition particle protein, whose amino-acid sequence MFDTLSDRLSATFKSLRGKGRLTEADIDATAREIRIALLEADVALPVVRAFIKKVKERSLGAEVSKALNPAQQVLKIVNEELVGILGGETRRLRFAKQPPTVIMLAGLQGAGKTTLAGKLGRWLKEQGHSPLLVACDLQRPNAVNQLSVVAERAGVAVYAPEPGNGVGDPVKVAKDSIEFAKSKVHDLVIVDTAGRLGIDQELMQQAADIRDAVGPDEILFVVDAMIGQDAVNTAEAFRDGVGFDGVVLSKLDGDARGGAALSIASVTGKPIMFASNGEKLEDFDAFHPDRMASRILDMGDLLTLIEQAEKTFSQEEAEKMASKLASKKGQDFTLDDFLAQMEQVRKMGSISKLLGMLPGMGQMKDQINNLDERDVDRTAAIIKSMTPAERQEPTLINGSRRARIAKGSGVDVSAVKSLVERFFEARKMMSRMAQGGGMPGMPGMPGMGGGPGRQKKQQKKAKGKQRSGNPMKRKQQEQEEAARRAAAAQNGGALGLPQQGAQDFELPDEFKKFMG is encoded by the coding sequence GTGTTCGATACTCTCTCCGACCGCCTGTCAGCCACCTTCAAATCCCTCCGGGGCAAAGGACGGCTGACCGAGGCGGACATCGACGCCACGGCCCGCGAGATCCGCATCGCGCTCCTCGAAGCCGACGTGGCCCTGCCCGTCGTGCGTGCCTTCATCAAGAAGGTCAAGGAACGCTCCCTGGGCGCCGAGGTCTCCAAGGCGCTGAATCCGGCCCAGCAGGTCCTCAAAATTGTCAACGAGGAGTTGGTGGGCATTCTCGGCGGTGAGACCCGCCGCCTGCGCTTCGCCAAGCAGCCGCCGACCGTGATCATGCTGGCCGGTCTCCAGGGTGCCGGTAAGACGACCCTCGCGGGCAAGCTGGGCCGATGGCTCAAGGAGCAGGGCCACTCGCCGCTCCTGGTCGCCTGTGACCTCCAGCGCCCCAACGCCGTCAACCAGCTGAGCGTCGTCGCCGAGCGCGCCGGCGTCGCCGTCTACGCGCCCGAGCCGGGCAACGGCGTCGGCGACCCGGTCAAGGTCGCCAAGGACTCCATCGAGTTCGCCAAGTCCAAGGTCCACGACCTGGTCATCGTCGACACCGCCGGCCGCCTGGGCATCGACCAGGAGCTGATGCAGCAGGCCGCGGACATCAGGGACGCGGTTGGCCCCGACGAGATCCTCTTCGTCGTCGACGCGATGATCGGCCAGGACGCCGTCAACACCGCCGAGGCATTCCGCGACGGCGTCGGCTTCGACGGCGTGGTGCTGTCCAAGCTGGACGGCGACGCCCGCGGTGGTGCGGCCCTGTCGATCGCCTCGGTGACCGGCAAGCCGATCATGTTCGCGTCGAACGGCGAGAAGCTCGAGGACTTCGACGCCTTCCACCCTGACCGGATGGCCTCCCGCATCCTCGACATGGGTGACCTGCTCACCCTGATCGAGCAGGCGGAGAAGACGTTCAGCCAGGAAGAGGCCGAGAAGATGGCCTCCAAGCTGGCGTCCAAGAAGGGCCAGGACTTCACCCTGGACGACTTCCTGGCCCAGATGGAGCAGGTCCGGAAAATGGGCTCGATCAGCAAGCTGCTCGGCATGCTTCCGGGCATGGGTCAGATGAAGGACCAGATCAACAACCTCGACGAGCGCGACGTCGACCGCACGGCCGCCATCATCAAGTCGATGACCCCGGCCGAGCGCCAGGAGCCGACGCTCATCAACGGCTCGCGCCGCGCCCGTATCGCCAAGGGCTCCGGCGTCGACGTCAGCGCGGTCAAGTCGCTCGTGGAGCGGTTCTTCGAGGCCCGCAAGATGATGTCCCGCATGGCCCAGGGCGGCGGGATGCCGGGGATGCCGGGGATGCCGGGCATGGGCGGCGGCCCCGGCCGGCAGAAGAAGCAGCAGAAGAAGGCCAAGGGCAAGCAGCGCTCCGGAAACCCGATGAAGCGCAAGCAGCAGGAGCAGGAGGAGGCCGCCCGCCGCGCCGCCGCCGCCCAGAACGGCGGCGCCCTCGGACTGCCTCAGCAGGGCGCCCAGGACTTCGAGCTGCCGGACGAGTTCAAGAAGTTCATGGGCTGA
- the ftsH gene encoding ATP-dependent zinc metalloprotease FtsH, producing MTNPSPPRKAPEPPWRTEGTPDEPPKPPPGGRRLRGGWWNLVLAALIVFLIANLVLSFFNEGDEPTISYTEFSKQVEAGNVNKIYAKGDAIQGQLEKARDNPEGDGTYTKFTTERPTFADDQLWDDLTEHNVTVTAEPVVQQRSFLVNLLISLAPMLLLVVLWIFIARRMRGALGGGAGGMLGRKPPPKPVELEAGEPRTTFADVAGIDEVEGELSDVVDFLKNPDAYRRMGAKMPRGVLLSGPPGTGKTLLARAVAGEAGVPFFSASASEFIEMIVGVGASRVRELFAEARKVAPSIIFIDEIDTIGRARGGGSGMGGHDEREQTLNQILTEMDGFSGAEGVIVIAATNRADILDPALTRPGRFDRVVNVSPPDRGGRKAILEIHTREIPLAPDVDLAQVARTTPGMTGAELANLANEAALLAVKRKQDRVTQANLSEAMEKVQLGAERPLVMPEEERRRTAYHESGHALLGMLQPGADPVRKITIVPRGRALGVTLSTPDSDKYAYTEEYLRGRIIGALGGMAAEQVVYDVITTGSESDLEQVTRIARGMVGRWGMSEQVGRLSALPGDAQQAYGLAAAPGTLDAIDGEMRRVVDECYAEAVRKLRDHRGQLDALAEALLANETLEEADAYRIAGITRLPKDGPEA from the coding sequence ATGACCAACCCGTCCCCGCCGCGCAAGGCCCCCGAGCCGCCCTGGCGCACCGAGGGCACGCCCGACGAGCCCCCCAAGCCGCCACCCGGCGGCAGGAGGCTGCGCGGCGGCTGGTGGAACCTGGTCCTGGCCGCGCTGATCGTCTTTCTCATCGCCAACCTCGTGCTCTCCTTCTTCAACGAGGGCGACGAGCCGACCATCTCCTACACGGAATTCAGCAAGCAGGTCGAGGCCGGCAACGTCAACAAGATCTACGCCAAGGGTGACGCGATCCAGGGCCAGCTCGAGAAGGCCCGGGACAACCCGGAGGGCGACGGGACCTACACCAAGTTCACCACCGAGCGGCCGACCTTCGCGGACGACCAGCTCTGGGACGACCTGACCGAGCACAACGTCACCGTCACGGCCGAACCCGTCGTCCAGCAGCGCAGCTTCCTGGTCAACCTGCTGATCTCGCTGGCCCCGATGCTGCTCCTGGTGGTGCTGTGGATCTTCATCGCGCGGCGCATGAGGGGCGCCCTGGGCGGCGGGGCGGGCGGCATGCTCGGCCGCAAGCCACCGCCCAAGCCGGTCGAGCTGGAGGCCGGCGAGCCGCGCACCACCTTCGCCGACGTGGCCGGCATCGACGAGGTGGAGGGCGAGCTCAGCGACGTCGTCGACTTCCTGAAGAACCCCGACGCCTATCGCCGCATGGGCGCCAAGATGCCCCGGGGCGTCCTCCTGTCCGGCCCGCCAGGCACCGGAAAGACGCTCCTCGCGCGCGCGGTGGCCGGCGAGGCGGGCGTGCCGTTCTTCTCGGCGTCCGCGTCCGAGTTCATCGAGATGATCGTGGGCGTGGGCGCCTCACGGGTGCGGGAGCTGTTCGCCGAGGCCCGGAAGGTGGCGCCGTCGATCATCTTCATCGACGAGATCGACACCATCGGGCGGGCCCGCGGCGGCGGCTCCGGCATGGGCGGCCACGACGAGCGCGAGCAGACCCTGAACCAGATCCTCACGGAGATGGACGGCTTCTCGGGCGCCGAGGGCGTGATCGTCATCGCCGCCACCAACCGCGCCGACATCCTGGACCCGGCCCTGACCCGTCCCGGACGCTTCGACCGGGTGGTCAACGTCTCCCCGCCGGACCGGGGCGGCCGGAAGGCGATCCTGGAGATCCACACCCGCGAGATCCCGCTCGCCCCGGACGTCGACCTCGCCCAGGTCGCCCGCACGACCCCGGGCATGACCGGCGCCGAACTCGCCAACCTCGCCAACGAGGCCGCGCTGCTCGCGGTCAAGCGCAAGCAGGACCGGGTGACGCAGGCGAACCTCTCCGAGGCCATGGAGAAGGTCCAGCTCGGGGCCGAACGTCCACTGGTGATGCCCGAGGAGGAGCGCAGGCGCACCGCCTACCACGAGAGCGGGCACGCCCTGCTGGGCATGCTGCAACCGGGCGCCGACCCCGTCCGCAAGATCACCATCGTGCCGCGCGGGCGGGCGCTCGGGGTGACGCTGTCGACACCGGACTCGGACAAGTACGCCTACACGGAGGAGTACCTGCGCGGACGGATCATCGGCGCGCTCGGCGGCATGGCGGCCGAGCAGGTGGTGTACGACGTGATCACCACCGGCTCGGAGAGCGACCTCGAACAGGTGACCCGGATCGCCCGCGGCATGGTCGGCCGCTGGGGCATGAGCGAACAGGTCGGCCGCCTCTCCGCCCTCCCCGGCGACGCCCAGCAGGCCTACGGACTCGCCGCCGCCCCGGGCACCCTCGACGCCATCGACGGCGAGATGCGGCGGGTCGTCGACGAGTGCTACGCGGAGGCCGTCCGCAAGCTGCGCGACCACCGGGGCCAGCTCGACGCGCTGGCCGAGGCGCTGCTGGCGAACGAGACGCTGGAGGAGGCGGACGCCTACCGCATCGCCGGAATCACGCGGCTGCCCAAGGACGGCCCGGAGGCGTGA
- the rimM gene encoding ribosome maturation factor RimM (Essential for efficient processing of 16S rRNA), producing MQLVVARIGRAHGIKGEVTVEVRTDEPELRLGPGAVLATDPASTGPLTIETGRVHSGRLLLRFAGVHDRTGAEALRNTLLIADVDPDERPEDEDEYYDHQLIDLDVVTADGEEVGRITEISHLPTQDLFVVERPDGSEVYVPFVSEIVTEIDLDEQRAVIDPPPGLIDDRAEIASARDASSDSSTDAPAGAPEEEA from the coding sequence GTGCAGCTGGTAGTCGCGCGTATCGGCCGAGCCCACGGAATCAAGGGCGAGGTCACCGTCGAGGTCCGCACCGACGAGCCGGAGCTGCGGCTCGGCCCCGGTGCCGTACTGGCCACCGACCCCGCCTCCACCGGACCGCTCACCATCGAGACCGGCCGGGTCCACAGCGGCCGCCTCCTGCTGCGCTTCGCGGGGGTCCACGACCGCACCGGCGCCGAGGCGCTGCGCAACACCCTCCTGATCGCCGACGTGGATCCGGACGAGCGTCCCGAGGACGAGGACGAGTACTACGACCACCAGCTCATCGACCTCGACGTGGTGACCGCGGACGGCGAGGAGGTCGGCCGGATCACCGAGATCTCCCACCTGCCCACACAGGACCTCTTCGTGGTGGAGCGCCCCGACGGCAGCGAGGTCTACGTGCCGTTCGTCTCCGAGATCGTCACCGAGATCGACCTGGACGAGCAGCGCGCGGTCATCGACCCGCCGCCCGGCCTGATCGACGACCGAGCCGAGATCGCCTCCGCGCGGGACGCCTCGTCGGACTCGTCGACGGACGCTCCCGCGGGCGCTCCGGAGGAAGAGGCGTGA
- a CDS encoding [protein-PII] uridylyltransferase codes for MTSTDVTKEAEDSGPSGYAAARLRLLTGGTRSGPPRRAALAGLTDEWLSGLFDAGTAGLRGVSLVAVGGYGRGELSPRSDLDLLLLHDGGDDKAVAALADRLWYPVWDLGLALDHSVRTPTEARKTAGEDLKVQLGLLDARHLAGDLGLTAALRTAVLADWRNQAPKRLPELQELCAERAARQGELQYLLEPDLKEARGGLRDATALRAVAASWLADAPREGLVDARRRLLDVRDALHLATGRATDRLALQEQDQVAAEVGLLDADALLRQVYEAARVISYAGDVTWREVGRVLRSRSVRPRLRAMLGGAKAVAERSPLAEGVVEQDGEVVLARTARPDRDPVLPLRAAAAAAQAGLPLSLHAVRRLAATARPLPAPWPAEAREQLVTLLGSGRPTVEVWEALEAEGLITRLLPDWERVRCRPQRNAVHLWTVDRHLIETAVRASGFTRRVHRPDLLLVAALLHDIGKGWPGDHSVAGETITRDVAARIGFDRADTAVLATLVRHHLLLVETATRRDLDDPATVRAVAEAVGTEGTLELLHALTEADALATGPAAWSSWRGSLVADLVKRVAAVLAGDPLAEPEAAAPTAEQERLAVEAFRTGGPVLALRAQTEPAAGPEPAADPEPLGVELLIAVPDQAGVLPAVAGVLALHRLTVRTAELRSLPLPDGVDGSVLLLDWRVAAEYGALPQATRLRADLVRALDGTLDIAGRLAERDAAYPRRRGAGSPPPRVTVAPAASRLATVIEVRAQDAPGLLFRLGRALEGAGVRVRSAHVSTLGANAVDAFYVTGGEGAPLLGEEAVSVARELEELLRA; via the coding sequence GTGACGAGTACGGACGTGACGAAAGAAGCAGAGGACTCGGGACCCAGCGGCTACGCGGCGGCCCGGCTGCGCCTCCTCACCGGAGGGACGCGGTCCGGGCCGCCGCGCCGGGCCGCCCTCGCCGGACTGACGGACGAGTGGCTGTCCGGACTCTTCGACGCGGGCACAGCGGGGCTCAGAGGGGTGTCGCTCGTCGCCGTCGGCGGCTACGGCCGCGGCGAGCTGTCCCCCCGCAGCGACCTGGACCTGCTCCTGCTGCACGACGGCGGCGACGACAAGGCGGTCGCCGCCCTCGCCGACCGCCTCTGGTACCCGGTCTGGGACCTCGGTCTCGCCCTGGACCACTCCGTACGGACGCCGACGGAGGCCCGCAAGACCGCGGGCGAGGATTTGAAAGTCCAACTCGGACTCCTGGACGCCCGCCATCTCGCCGGCGACCTGGGACTGACCGCCGCTCTGCGCACCGCGGTCCTCGCCGACTGGCGCAACCAGGCCCCCAAACGCCTCCCCGAACTCCAGGAACTCTGCGCCGAGCGCGCCGCACGCCAGGGCGAGCTGCAGTACCTGCTGGAACCCGACCTCAAGGAGGCGAGGGGCGGCCTGCGCGACGCCACCGCCCTGCGCGCCGTCGCCGCCTCCTGGCTGGCCGACGCCCCGCGCGAGGGCCTCGTGGACGCCCGGCGCCGGCTGCTCGACGTACGGGACGCGCTCCACCTGGCGACGGGACGGGCGACCGACCGGCTGGCGTTGCAGGAGCAGGACCAGGTGGCGGCCGAGGTGGGCCTGCTGGACGCCGACGCGCTGCTGCGGCAGGTGTACGAGGCGGCGCGCGTCATCTCGTACGCCGGCGACGTCACCTGGCGCGAGGTGGGGCGCGTACTGCGCTCGCGCTCGGTGCGGCCGAGACTGCGGGCCATGCTGGGGGGTGCCAAAGCGGTGGCCGAACGCTCCCCGCTCGCCGAGGGCGTGGTGGAGCAGGACGGCGAGGTGGTGCTCGCCCGCACCGCGCGCCCCGACCGCGACCCCGTGCTCCCGCTGCGTGCCGCGGCAGCCGCCGCGCAGGCCGGGCTCCCGCTCTCCCTGCACGCCGTACGGCGCCTGGCGGCGACCGCGCGCCCGCTGCCCGCGCCCTGGCCCGCCGAGGCGCGGGAACAGTTGGTGACCCTGCTGGGCTCGGGCCGGCCCACCGTGGAGGTCTGGGAGGCGCTGGAGGCCGAAGGGCTGATCACCCGGCTCCTGCCCGACTGGGAGCGGGTCCGCTGCCGCCCGCAGCGCAACGCCGTGCACCTGTGGACCGTGGACCGGCACCTGATCGAGACCGCGGTGCGCGCCTCCGGGTTCACCCGCCGCGTCCACCGGCCCGACCTGCTCCTGGTCGCCGCGCTGCTGCACGACATCGGCAAGGGCTGGCCCGGGGACCACTCCGTGGCCGGTGAGACCATCACCCGGGACGTGGCGGCGCGCATCGGCTTCGACCGCGCGGACACGGCCGTCCTCGCCACCCTCGTACGCCACCACCTGCTGCTCGTCGAGACGGCCACCCGGCGCGACCTCGACGACCCGGCCACCGTGCGCGCGGTCGCCGAGGCGGTCGGTACCGAGGGCACCCTGGAACTGCTGCACGCCCTGACCGAGGCGGACGCGCTGGCCACCGGACCGGCCGCCTGGTCGTCCTGGCGCGGCTCCCTCGTCGCCGACCTGGTGAAACGCGTCGCGGCGGTGCTGGCGGGGGACCCGCTGGCCGAGCCCGAGGCCGCCGCGCCCACCGCGGAGCAGGAACGGCTCGCCGTCGAGGCGTTCCGCACGGGCGGGCCGGTACTGGCACTGCGCGCCCAGACCGAACCGGCGGCCGGTCCGGAACCGGCCGCCGACCCGGAGCCCCTCGGCGTGGAACTGCTGATCGCCGTACCCGACCAGGCGGGCGTGCTTCCCGCGGTAGCCGGGGTCCTGGCCCTGCACCGGCTGACCGTGCGCACCGCCGAGCTGCGGTCCCTCCCGCTGCCGGACGGCGTCGACGGCTCCGTCCTGCTGCTGGACTGGCGGGTCGCCGCGGAGTACGGCGCCCTGCCCCAGGCCACCCGCCTGCGCGCCGACCTGGTCCGGGCCCTGGACGGCACCCTGGACATCGCCGGCCGGCTCGCCGAACGGGACGCCGCCTATCCCCGGCGCCGGGGCGCGGGGTCGCCCCCGCCCCGCGTGACGGTCGCCCCGGCCGCGTCACGGCTCGCCACGGTGATCGAGGTCCGGGCGCAGGACGCACCCGGGCTGCTGTTCCGCCTCGGGCGGGCGCTGGAGGGGGCGGGTGTGCGGGTGCGGAGCGCGCATGTCAGCACGCTGGGGGCGAACGCGGTGGATGCCTTCTATGTGACAGGGGGCGAGGGGGCGCCGTTGCTGGGGGAGGAGGCGGTGTCCGTGGCCCGGGAGCTGGAGGAGTTGCTGCGGGCGTGA